The DNA region GCGTACCCGGGCCTTCGCGGCCCAACTGCGTGACCTGCTGATGCGCGCGGCCGAGCGGGGAGTGGGCCCGGTGGAGCTGGCCCGGCTCGGCGAGAAGCTGGGGCGGGCGGACTGGCCGGCCGCCGCCCGGTTCCTCCGCGAGTATGTCGCCGTGCTGGCCCTGCGGGACGTGGCCAACCGGGGCTCGGTCGCGTACGACCCGGCCGAGCTGGTCCGGGCGGCCACCGGAATGCTGCGGGACGACCCGGAGCTGCTGGCCGCCGAGCGGCGTCGCCTGGCGTACGTCTATGTCGATGAGTTGGCCGACACCGACCCCGCCCAGCTCGACCTGCTGGAGACGGTGGCCGGAGGCGGCCTGCCACTGGTCGCCTTCGCCGACCCGGACTCCTCCACGTACGCCTTCCGGGGTGCCGACCCGGCCGGGGTGACGAGGTTCGCGCACCGGTTCCGGACCGCCTCCGGTGCCCCGGCCGGGCAGGTGCTGCTGACCACCAACTACCGCAGCGGGCAGCGACTGCTGGCCGCCTCCGCCCGACTGGCCCGGCGGCTACGGGGTCCGGCGGCGCATCGCCGGATGCAGCCGGTGCCGGGTACCCCGCCGGGCCGGGTGGAGATCCGTACCTTCCGGTCGGCCACCAGTGAGGCGGCCTGGTTGGCGCATGCGCTGCGCGAGGCGCACCTGCTCGGCGGGCTGCCCTGGGCGCGGATGGCGGTTCTGGTGCGGTCCACCGGCCGACAGTTGCCCACCCTGCGCCGGGCCCTGCACGCGGCCGGGGTGCCGACCGTGGTGCACGGCGAGGACCTGCCCCTGCACCTGCAACCGGCGGTGGCCCCGTTGTTGCTGCTGCTGCGGTGCGCGTTGGAGCCGGAACGGCTCGACGAGGAGGCCGCGATCGCGCTGCTGCACTCGCCGTTGGGGGGTGCCGATCCGCTGGCGGAGCGGCGGTTGCGGCAGGGCCTGCGGGCCTTGGCCCTGGCCGCCGGTGACCGTCGACCCTCCGGGGAGTTGATCGTCGAGGCGTTGCGTGATCCGGCCGAGTTGGCCGGGGTCGAGCGGCGCTGGGCCGAGCCGGCGCAGACGGTGGCCGGGCTGCTGGCGGTGGCCCGGGAGACGGCCGCGCGGCCGGGGGCCACCGTCGAGGAGGTGCTCTGGGCGGTGTGGCGGGCCAGTGGACTGGCCGAGTTGTGGTCGGCGGCGTTGACCCGGGGGCCGGCGGTCAGCGGTGAAGGGGATCTGGCCCGGCGTCGTCGGGCCGAGGCGGCCGACCGGGACCTGGACGCGGTGATGGTCCTCTTCGACGCCGCGGCCCGGTTCACCGACCGGCTGCCCGGCGCGCGTACCGAGGTCTTCCTCGACCATGTACTCGGGCAGGAGCTACCCGCCGACACCCTGGCGCCGACCGCCGACCGGGGCGACGCGGTACGGCTGCTGACCGCGCACGCCGCCAAGGGGCTGGAGTGGGACCTGGTGGCCGTCGCCGGGGTGCAGGAAGGGGTCTGGCCGGACCTGCGGCTGCGCGGCAGCCTGCTCGGCTCGGAACGACTGGTGGACGTGCTGGCCGGCCGGGCCGACGGCGCGGGCACGGTGGCCACCCTGGTCGGGCAGACCTCCGCCCTGCTCGACGAGGAGCGGCGGCTGTTCCATGTCGCGGTGACCCGGGCCCGACGCCGCCTGCTGGTCAGCGCGGTCGCCTCGGCCTCGGTCGGCGGCGACGACCATGACGA from Micromonospora sp. NBC_01739 includes:
- a CDS encoding ATP-dependent helicase, producing the protein MQAYRLVRRPAGPTEGDGPTHGHSPAQAPAVADSNPSAPADPEGPAPESPGRVRDAGQAEVVAHTDGPLLVLGGPGTGKTSTLVEAVAGRVAEGVDPERILVLTFSRRGAADLRHRIEARIAADGQRVLREPLVRTFPAYAFGLLHRAAAERGEPSPRLLTGPEQDLIIRELLDVVGEEPGDDPVGWPEDLRPALRTRAFAAQLRDLLMRAAERGVGPVELARLGEKLGRADWPAAARFLREYVAVLALRDVANRGSVAYDPAELVRAATGMLRDDPELLAAERRRLAYVYVDELADTDPAQLDLLETVAGGGLPLVAFADPDSSTYAFRGADPAGVTRFAHRFRTASGAPAGQVLLTTNYRSGQRLLAASARLARRLRGPAAHRRMQPVPGTPPGRVEIRTFRSATSEAAWLAHALREAHLLGGLPWARMAVLVRSTGRQLPTLRRALHAAGVPTVVHGEDLPLHLQPAVAPLLLLLRCALEPERLDEEAAIALLHSPLGGADPLAERRLRQGLRALALAAGDRRPSGELIVEALRDPAELAGVERRWAEPAQTVAGLLAVARETAARPGATVEEVLWAVWRASGLAELWSAALTRGPAVSGEGDLARRRRAEAADRDLDAVMVLFDAAARFTDRLPGARTEVFLDHVLGQELPADTLAPTADRGDAVRLLTAHAAKGLEWDLVAVAGVQEGVWPDLRLRGSLLGSERLVDVLAGRADGAGTVATLVGQTSALLDEERRLFHVAVTRARRRLLVSAVASASVGGDDHDEQPSRFLYELGPGDTPTDEASNSEAGDNGTSDSEAGGPRTLPVSRPPRALTLPALVAELRTALVDPVAPLARRRAAAAELARLGAAGVSGAHPDDWWGLRSLSDDRPLVEEGEPVRVTPSGMESALRCSLRWLLERHGGSSPASAAQGVGNLVHAAAMLAEDARADRSALLDYVAARFDAIELAARWMVGPERARAEAMVDKLLRWLAANPRRLLAIEHEFAVRLDDPQRPVDLVGRVDRLEVDEAGRLVVIDLKTGKSTTVTEREVSEHPQLGAYQAAVEAGAFAEFGDEPGGAALVQLGTGTRDAREQAQPPATDGPEAGWATALVRRTADTMAASTFAAVANSKCRVCPVRTSCPVSGQGRQVVEPPTVRRPEGEE